From the Dermochelys coriacea isolate rDerCor1 chromosome 26, rDerCor1.pri.v4, whole genome shotgun sequence genome, one window contains:
- the LOC119848792 gene encoding LOW QUALITY PROTEIN: fumarylacetoacetate hydrolase domain-containing protein 2-like (The sequence of the model RefSeq protein was modified relative to this genomic sequence to represent the inferred CDS: deleted 1 base in 1 codon; substituted 1 base at 1 genomic stop codon) produces the protein MTSQVGDGAWLGFVTQSASDRRSCGRARSHPRAAGQDLMPVLVLRALPASLRLSWRLPGWGRTXSRDLSHRAWAMRLVQFRSGSDGPRIGLEEKDGGNVIDLNACDPSLPRRMREFLEEGDAALAMARRAQESGQHILPRSQVTLLAPITNPGKVICVGLNYSDHCREQNMNIPEEPIIFSKFPSSITGPYDEIIHPAESNEVDWEVELAFVIGKKGKHIKESAAMDHVVGFMVAHDVTARDWQMKRNGNQWLLGKTFDTFCPLGPAIVTKDSVTDPHKLGIRCKVNGELVQDSNTNQMIFKTQALVVWVSRFVTLFPGDVFLTGTPPGIGAFRKPPIFLKRGDVVQCEIDQLGALRNKVV, from the exons ATGACGTCACAGGTCGGTGAC GGGGCGTGGCTCGGCTTTGTGACGCAATCGGCGAGCGACCGCAGGAGCTGCGGGCGGGCCCGcagccaccccagagccgctggGCAG GATCTAATGCCGGTGCTGGTCCTAAGAGCCCTTCCAGCGAGTCTGAGACTGAGCTGGAGgctgcctggctggggcaggacaTAGTCCAGGGACCTTTCCCATCGAGCTTGGGCCATGAGGCTGGTCCAGTTCCGAAGCGGCTCGGACGGGCCCAGGATCGGGCTGGAGGAGAAGGATGGTGGCAATGTGATTGATTTAAATGCTTGtgacccctccctgcccagaaGGATGAGGGAGTTCCTGGAGGAAGGGGATGCAGCACTGGCCATGGCGAGACG GGCTCAGGAGTCTGGCCAGCACATCCTGCCACGCTCTCAGGTGACCCTCCTGGCCCCCATAACCAATCCGGGGAAGGTGATCTGCGTGGGGCTGAACTACTCAGACCACTGCCGGGAGCAGAACATGAACATCCCTGAGGAGCCCATCATCTTCAGCAAGTTTCCCAGCTCCATCACCGGCCCCTACGACGAGATCATCCACCCGGCCGAGAGCAAT GAAGTTGACTGGGAGGTGGAGCTGGCGTTTGTCATCGGGAAGAAAGGGAAGCACATCAAG GAGTCGGCCGCGATGGATCATGTCGTGGGATTCATGGTCGCCCATGATGTCACCGCCAGGGACTGGCAGATGAAGAGGAACGGGAATCAATGGCTCCTGGGGAAAACCTTTGACACTTTCTGCCCCTTGGGCCCTGCTATTGTCACCAAGGACTCTGTGACAG acCCTCACAAGCTGGGAATCCGCTGCAAAGTGAATGGGGAGCTCGTCCAGGACAGCAACACCAATCAGATGATCTTCAAAACGCAGGCGCTGGTCGTGTGGGTCTCCCG GTTCGTCACACTGTTCCCTGGAGATGTCTTCCTCACTGGGACCCCCCCTGGCATTGGAGCTTTCCGGAAGCCCCCCATATTCCTGAAG AGAGGAGATGTGGTGCAGTGTGAAATTGACCAGCTGGGAGCCCTCCGAAACAAGGTCGTTTGA